A window of Panicum virgatum strain AP13 chromosome 8K, P.virgatum_v5, whole genome shotgun sequence contains these coding sequences:
- the LOC120646267 gene encoding leucine-rich repeat protein 1-like, whose product MTAQFAAAAAVLISCLIALATLASSNSEGDILYKQRQVWKDTNNVLLSWDPTLVNPCTWFHITCNNDNAVIRVDLGNAGISGPLIPDLGGLQNLQYLELYDNSLSGTIPATLGNLTKLVSLDLYENQLTGPIPATLGAIGTLRYLRLYENKLTGAIPTSLGNLINLLELKLQNNALSGSIPSSLGNIKTLQFLKLNQNMLSGTVPLEILSLIISGNLTELNIAKNDLAGTIKSSGFRVTAIIQDKLKTA is encoded by the exons ATGACAGCTCAAtttgcagcggcggcagcggtccTGATCAGTTGCCTCATTGCTCTTGCAACACTTGCAAGCAGCAACTCTGAAG GTGACATACTGTACAAGCAAAGGCAGGTTTGGAAGGACACAAACAATGTGCTGCTGAGCTGGGATCCAACCCTTGTCAACCCCTGCACCTGGTTTCATATCACCTGCAACAATGATAACGCTGTCATCCGTGT GGATTTGGGGAACGCAGGCATCTCAGGGCCTCTGATTCCAGATCTGGGAGGACTGCAGAACCTCCAGTACCT CGAGTTGTATGACAACAGCCTGAGCGGTACAATACCAGCAACGCTGGGTAACCTGACTAAACTTGTCAGCTTGGATCTTTATGAAAACCAGCTTACTGGACCAATACCGGCTACACTTGGCGCCATCGGCACCCTGCGATATCT GAGGTTGTATGAGAATAAGCTAACCGGGGCTATACCAACGTCTTTGGGCAATCTAATTAACCTACTGGAACTGAAACTTCAGAACAATGCCCTGAGTGGCTCTATTCCGTCGTCTCTTGGCAACATCAAAACGTTGCAGTTCCT GAAGTTGAACCAGAACATGTTGTCCGGTACAGTTCCATTGGAAATCCTTTCTCTTATCATTTCTGGGAATTTGACCGAGCT AAATATTGCAAAGAACGACTTGGCTGGCACAATCAAATCATCAGGATTCAGAG TGACGGCGATTATCCAGGACAAGCTGAAGACTGCATGA